One Oleidesulfovibrio alaskensis DSM 16109 genomic region harbors:
- a CDS encoding virion core protein, T7 gp14 family: MCEPASATAGTTAAVGGTTAGTTAAASTITASQMFMYSLAIAAASTAANMVAQSEQANAMNSYQSEMADNYNKTAVKNAELANKDYIEQTAAESIALMQKQEAAAQEVQRIQRERLEKQGTALASSEAAGQSLQFLMDDYHRQEALYRNSVKHQLDMDKDAYGISVKGFRNTAKNRGTASGRYIPKPVNFPNVGSMVGAALSIGSKGLGYYDQYKQPIYDQNGKFTGRYSLTGK; this comes from the coding sequence ATGTGTGAACCAGCTTCAGCTACAGCGGGAACCACAGCCGCAGTAGGTGGAACCACAGCAGGCACTACTGCCGCAGCGTCTACGATTACAGCGTCTCAAATGTTCATGTACTCCCTAGCCATTGCCGCCGCTTCTACAGCCGCCAACATGGTCGCTCAAAGTGAACAGGCGAATGCCATGAACTCATATCAAAGCGAAATGGCAGACAATTACAACAAGACAGCGGTCAAGAACGCCGAACTCGCCAACAAGGATTACATCGAACAGACAGCCGCTGAAAGCATTGCGCTCATGCAGAAGCAAGAGGCGGCAGCACAAGAAGTGCAACGGATTCAAAGGGAACGCCTTGAAAAGCAAGGGACGGCCTTAGCTTCAAGTGAGGCAGCAGGCCAGTCGCTCCAGTTCCTCATGGACGACTATCACAGACAAGAAGCCCTCTACAGGAATTCAGTAAAGCACCAACTTGATATGGACAAGGACGCATACGGCATATCCGTGAAAGGCTTCAGGAATACCGCCAAGAACCGAGGAACGGCTTCAGGTCGATACATCCCCAAGCCTGTCAACTTTCCTAATGTAGGTTCAATGGTCGGTGCGGCTTTGTCGATTGGAAGCAAGGGGCTTGGTTATTATGACCAGTACAAGCAACCGATATACGACCAGAACGGCAAATTCACAGGCCGCTATTCGCTGACAGGGAAATGA